The region acagccaatcacatcacagGCTTACCAAGAGCTACTCTATCTGTTGCCCAATCAAATCGCttaccagggtttttgaattttcaactgactaaaagtgatcacttgactctgaagatggcttctgcacaggttgtcaaaacctCAGTTGCCAAAAACAATCCTTCTCAGGGCTCCAGTCACctagatgatcattttcaataaagGTATAAATACATACCATTAgcattttgtttcagttcGGTCACACTTGTCTGCAAGGTTGAGTTTTTGAGAGTTTGAGAAACTAAGAGTTCTGAGTTGTCAGTTTGGTTCACTCCCTCAGGTTTAAATCGACAATCAATGAATTTAAACACTCGTCTTATTTCTTagttatttgatttttaccATAAATTATTAACCTAAGTAATCAAGATAATTTTGTACTGCTTGTTTGAAAACTtctagttttctttcttttgaaatatttttgcattttctgtCATTTAATACCCTCACTCTGAAAAGCCCTATTGGGTGTAATAAAGTATGTATGTGTACACATACACATAAATATGTACCTCTTCATTGCCAAATTATGAGCTTGcagtgaaatttattttcagtcATCCTACTTCAATCAAAATGATCAGTTGTGGATGTTTATTGATTTTCGCTGTtaattcatttaaaaattatgtgCATTTGCCTCTTCTTTTTTGTGAATGAGACTTTTTATCTGCAGACAACAAATTTAACCACTGCAAGGTCATGGTGTACagtgttaaatttaaaaaacctTTCCTTTCAGTCTAGTAACTATTGAGTATCCGCACTGTTTTTATGTCAACATgtaaaaagttttgaaaaaatgattGTTCCCAAACAATGATGGCTCATTGGGTGGCAGTTATCATGATAAAGATAAATGGTACCCTGTTGGGATAACAATCAAGTACTGTGTAGATGATTATTGTGAATCATTAACTGCTTGTTTCTTTAAACCTGTCACTGAATCCATATCTTGCAATTAAgcaataatatctgtaaactAATGTATTCATTGAtggtttcttgattttttttcttttggtttgtttATGCTTGTTTACTGAATTGAAAAACTGTTATGTCTCACAGTGTTTATGCTTGCTTACTtatcaaactgaaaatttgttatGTCTCACAGTATCAAACATTCATCATTGTCATCGTCAAATGTTAGGAGGACTCTCATGTCagtgatggtgatgatgacaatgatgaacTTGTTTTAGTGTTCTGAAAACGTATGTAGATATCCAAGTTCGTTTTGGCCTTATCATTCATTTAGAAAGCACTGCATTGGTCAGCTCTGTCAAACATCTAAGCCCAGTTTTGTATGTTTTCCTTAGATTATGCTACAAGCATCGTTTGAACCCTTGTCATCTGTGGTCTGTATTCTGTTGCCAGTTTCTTCGCCTTCTGAAAATCGCCTTTGGTAAGCTTGGAGAAAGCATAGCTACACGACCCTTAATCTTTCTTGTGGGCTGCATTTTGTTTGTATCTCTTTGTTCGACTGGGCTTTTACGGCTTGAGATTGAAAGCAGGACGGAAAAACTCTTCATTCCACAGGAGAGTAGAGCCATTGAAGATTTGAACATGGCAGAGAGATTCTTTCCACTAAAGGTCCGTAAGGAAGGTATCATTTTGGTTGGGATTCAGGAGCATTCTAATGTTCTTCAGCCAGATTGTCTGCAAGAAGCTTTCAGTATACATAATCAAATCATGCAATTAAATATGTATTCTGATTACTGTTTGACTCTTTCTGGAGATAAAGCCGATTCTCTTGACGAATGTGTGACTTTAGATCcctttgaaattttccttgacaagaaatttaacaacaagactttatttgaaatccaaaaagtgGTTACTATGGCTCTGGGTAAAGGAAGTATGAAAATGCGAAATGGtcagctttttgcttttaacttCAAACAGATTTTTGGAGctgtgaaaagaaatgaagaagacGGTTTTATTACAGGTGCTCGTGCTTTACGACTGCACTATCTTTTTCGGGACCCAACTGAAgattatgaaaacaaaaaaatactgaaatgggaaaaaaattttctgcaGAAAGCTTCTTCGCTTTCTCCTTCTTGTTTCGAAGTTTACTACGAAGCAGAAAGAAGCACAGATGAcgcaataaaagaaaacagcaatgCGGAAAAAACTCTTGTGTCAATCACGTTCATAGTGATGATCTCTTTTGCTTGTCTCATGCTGAGCAAGTTTCTCAATCCATTGACTGGACATTCGCTGCTTGCGGGTGCGGGTGTACTGGCTGTGTCCCTCGGGATTTTAGCGGGAATGGCCATTGCCTCCTTATGTGGAGTCACATTTGTCAATATGGTTGGTGTGGTTCCCTATCTGGTAATAAGTGTTGGAATAGACGACATGTTCATTCTTGCGCACGAGCTTGATCGAATACCTCGCCGTGTTGGTGTGGTCCAGACTATCAAAGAAGTGATGTCAAGAACTGGTGCAACAATTACCATGACAACTATGACTGATTTGGTCGCATTTGCAGTCAGTACATCGACATCATTTCCTGCCATTAGGTAATTTTTTCGTTTCATGAATTTGATTAGAGCACCGCCCTTATTTTACAACACTTGGAATTCTTTCTTCATTGACTTTAACTCATGCAATTGAGTAAAGTTTACCTAGTGACTGACGGCTATGCCCCCCAGCTCTGCTTTTCTAGGTTCGCTGAGTTATGCTCTCATCTTCGTAGCATCGAATTGAAGCATGAAACAATAATatatctaaaaatagatcagtctgtaaaaacgtgacataggcttagtatgggagttgcatgttCCTACTCTTTGGCTCCTGACACTTACTTTAATGCGAAGATATTCACTAATTGTAcgattctttttttattttctagaTACTTTTGTGCTTATGTCGCTTTAGCGATTACGTTCTCTTACATGATGATCATAACCTTCTTTGTGGCGGCAATGACATTTGATGTGCGTCGTATTAATGGTGGGCGAAGGGACTGTCTTCCAATCTGCCTTGCACCTCAACCAAAAAATGGTGAGGCATTTTGGGATGAGCCAAGCCCACAGTTATCAAATAGACTCATGAAAGGCTGGGCAAACTTCCTTATCTTTCCAGTCACCAAAGGTTTTGTTCTCCTCATGTCGGTAACGCTCTTTGGCTTGGGAATATACGGAACGACCAAGGTTACTGAAAGGTTAGTTTTCACAAGgtaattttattctttctaATTGTGACACCCGTCAAGATTTCTTTTGTAGTACtgtcttgtcttttttttcttgccacTTCCTTAGATTTGATAGGAGGATGTTAGCGAAAGATGACTCTGCTTTGTTGAAGTTTCTCACGATTCGAGAGAAGTATTACGAAATGGATATTCCAGTCAGTATCGTGCTTTCAGGTGATGTGAAATACGAGGACAGAATCATCCAAGAAGAAATAAGGCAACTGTCAACGATTGTTGAAGAGAACAAACACTATCGCAAGAATTCTTCGTCTTGGATGGAAGCTTTGACGAAATTCGCTCAGCTGCAAAATATGAGCATTACTGGACCAAATTTTATGCCCACGTTAAAGGTTTTTCTCAACATTCCACAGTTCTCCGGTTTTAAACAAGACGTTAAGTTATCAGCTAATGAAAGTCATGTGATTGCTTCTCGCATCATGGCCTTCATGAAAAACAATCCGACATCGACATTTCAGAAAAATGCCATGTTGACAATCCGCGAGGACCTAGCGAAAAAGTCTCCCCTTGATGTAACTCCAATCACCAGggtttttatcttctttgaACAGTATGCTATTATCGGAAAGGAGACGCTATGGAACCTCGTAATAGCGGCTCTGGCGGTGCTCATAGTCACCTCCATCTTCTTGGTTGATTGTCTCGTGACGTTACTTGTTGTGGGTAATTTTGCTGCCCTTGTTGTGGAACTGTTTGGTCTGATGTACTTCTGGGATGTTTCCCTGAATGGTGTTTCAATGATTACCCTTGTAATGGCTATTGGATTTGCAGTGGATTACAGTGCGCACATTGCGCATGCGTTTGTCATGTCCAAGGAAGAAACTGCTAACAAGCGTGTTGTTGATGCCGTCAGCACACTTGGTGCAAGTGTCTTTATTGGAGGTTTCAGCTCTTTTCTCGGTATGTTCGTGCTCCTCTTCGCTTCATCGAAAATATATCGGATTTTCTTTCGCATGTTCGTTGGTATCGTAGGGTTCGGTCTTTTGCATGGTCTATGCTCTTTACCAGTCCAACTCTCGTTCTTGACCTGGAAGCCAGCATTACCCTCTTTTGGTCTCAAGTTAGAGAACGTGGCAAAACAAGTAGGAGGCGTTATGGATTCATAGTAATGAATTTGTGGTCACAGGTAGTCGTGAAAGGTCATGGAGAGAAAATGTTAACAGTTGCTTTTGTTGCAATAGCGTGGTACAAATCTGGTAAGCCGGTTTAAAGAAATCCTACTCTCTAGTTGAAATTGTGAAGTGATTCCTAAATCAAATTGTATTAgatattagtattattatatttgactttgaaatttgaaaggtGACCAGAATTTTACCATTTTACAAATATAACCTTGatttaattttgtaaataagAGTCGTGAAGTATACTTATATACaaactttatttgttttaaaatcgGATGAAGATGTAATTCAGTTTATTACAGATAAATTACTTTTCattaaaatggaaatgttTGGACTGATTTTGCGATTTGTTATGAAACTTGTCAAACTCCTTACGTGGCTTCGCTATGTAAGAAAGGATTTTCGTAATAACTGAATTTAATCCTTTCCGTTATTGGTTACTCGCGTGCAGATTTCGAACGGTAACATTTAATGACCTAATGACTGAAATACGAAAACAGATCGCCCCTTTGAAAGTAGGGGTCGCTgtttccatattttttttatcgtaACTTCATGGAAATTTACCTTAGGATACGTTAGAAGATGTTGAGGGTCTACCGGCCTTCAACTTCAATTTTCGTCAATGCAGTCGCTATGTAACCTTGTTAGGATAGAATGTTTTCCAGCTGCTCAACCATTTATGTCAGCCTGTGCCATTTCTCGTCTTCCTAACTGtcttaatatatatatatttatgaaCCGAAAGTAAAAGcacttttaaaagaaatccAGTTATacattaaattattgtagaaCTATTTTAGAGTCGAAAGACACTTCAGCTCTTTCGTATATTTATCTTCTTGAGATAATTAAGAGACATTCGTGAGCCCAGATTTTAACCTTAGGCTTTATGTAATATGGaagagaaaatttgaaaaacctACAAGAAGAAAACCACAATAGTTTTCGAAAACAGAAGTTGCGTACCTTCTTTGCATACCTGAACACAAATTTCAGTATGTGGGTAAAGAAAGCGACAGTGGCGCCAAGTTGCAAGATCAGAGTATGATCTCAGTCACGTGATTCCTGCCAAGTATCTATTCCACCACATAACCACTAAAATGAAATGCACGTCAAAGCAGGCAAAAAGGCCTCGAGAATCTTTCAGTGGTGTCCAAAATACAACTTCAGATTTACTTGTATTGGTAACAGCCTTTTTAGTCTTTCTGCTGTTTAAAATATGCAATCAGAATTGGTAGGAACAAGCTATGAGAATTAATAATACAGAATAGACCCCATTCGAAGTATCAATATCCACACAAGACTACGAGGCCTTTTGGTTGAATCTCAAGACTTGATCTTCCTTACAGGCTGATTTTACAGGGCCTTGCCCAAGGAGAGTCCCTGCTCTTGGAACTGTTAGCTCTATGGTTGCACACCATCTTTGCACCAGACAGCACATTTACTTGTTGGGTTCATTGGAGTGTTTGGCTTGCAGTTAAAGGCTTTGGAAAATTCATACGAATTGGACAATGTGCCGATAACtctgttgaaaaaataaagtgTTTTGActtgcaagttttttttcctcacaTACCATACCAAACCTTTTTCATTGGTGACATGATTTTTGAACAATCTGGTCACTTAACATAAAATAGGGATTTTTTGctagaatttggaaaaaaaaatgagtgcagaaatgacaaagaaaaggaCTAACACTATTCGTTGATAAATAAACAAGATCCCTCTTTAAGCGCCGGAAAATATGCCGCTGATATTAGTGTGACTTAATTAATGATGTCGAAAGCTGGAGAGGGGCCTTGCCTAGCAATGGAAACATTCAGACGATGAGTCATCTTGTATATGCCAAGAAGGCCCCAACTCAGTCTCCCGCGGAGATCTCCTAGAATCGACAAAAGCTGCGAAACGAGTAACTGATTACTCACCGGTCAATAAAATTGCAGAAGAGACGCGAAATGATTAAATGTCGAGACATGCGTGCGTTTCACAGTCACtttgaaaaacttatcttaCCTAAATTTTTCTTCCGAGTGTCTGTCACTCAGAGTAGCTAAATACTGCTCCGTAGGGCGACTGTTACTGCAGTATGCCTAAAATGGCAATAATATACAAATAAACGAAACAACGTAATAGAGATATGAGGATATTCTAGCGTCATTATTACTCAGCCAGAAAGAAGACGATCTGCTGTGATTTGAATGCTTGTTTCTTGAAATCAAACTTCAAAGTTGGGGGCACCAGTTGGTGCGATAAGCAAATTAATATAGTAGGTGAACACGTAAATATTCGCATGGTAAATTGCACGCTGGGTTATTACCTGCCCGAATCCCACAAAGAACAATTGTTCACTCGTGAAATTTACACCGGGTAGTCGCCACGATTCCACTCCATTCTTCTTTAACCAATTTTTGTAAGCCTATGCACAAGAAACATATAAACTATTGCTCGAGAAAGAGTTTTAGTGCATTAAGAGAAAAATTGACTCTTTGGGGTCCTCTGTTACACTGAAGCCTTAGGGAACTTATAAGCACATCACGACATGTCCTAGCCGTGGACGCCAACCGAGAGTGAGCTGTTTTGCTATTTGACAGGTCGTCACACGACGACGTTTATATTGAAAAGGTTCTTTTCACTAGTAAAGGCGATTAGCTCGGAAATTCGAGAGAGACCACAGTCCTTGCAtacgaaatgttcacttccggttttcGTCTCTGGCTCAGAAACATGCGTTAAGCTCTCAATTGTGGTAAGTCGAGAGGGGAATTCGTGCTTAGGTCAGACTTTAAGCGATACTAATACAGTGTTGTTCAACATACCCTGAATGAGGCTTTGAAACCTCCATTATCGGCAATATTTTCACCCAAAGTTAGCTTTCCATTTATCTGGAAAAAGGAATTAAGAAAACCCAGTTAATTTTCAAACTCTGAATGGGGAGAAATCCTCTTCGCTATTTCTGATCTCAATTACAGCCACTTTTTTTCGTGCATGTGTTTGGGATCAACGTTGTCCTTAGGAATTTTTGTAGTTAACGATAGCACTGCTAGCACTCAAATTTAATTCTCTCGGTTTTCCTGCATTTTTTACCGGTACGAAGAAAATGCTGACTCACCGGATATTTATCACGCACTTTGTACATTGAGTACTGATTTTCCACACATTTTGCTTTCGCACTGAAGGCATCCAGCGAATCCTGGGACCACCATTGTGCCGTCAACTCGCCATTTTTGTTAAACTTCCTTCCTAGATTAAAAGGCGGAATATTAGAGCTCATTCACAAATGAACCGAAGGCTAATAGCGTTACACAATTCAATTATCGCGTTAAATATTAGCCCACTGATGTACCGACCCAGTCTAGTCAACGAGAAGGGTGAGGAGACACTTCTTGACGCTTACTGACGTCGCAATACATCCGAGCAAGTGCAGCTCTGGGGTcaatttctcaaaagtcccgaaacgttTCGAGCCTACAGCGGGTGCCACGATTCCCATTATATCATCGCAACGCCGAGCTTCTAAGctatcaaacttcgcaatcctcttggtttttcttacactgaaaacatgttgaaagtgttgttattgttacagTGAAAGTTTGACGGTTGCAATTTGAACTTTAATGCATGCACACTATTTCTCAGGAATACTTAATTAAGCTTCCCATTGGGTAtagtgttttttcttttgttattgcaaccattgttttttcatttgaatttaagTTTAAATAGCTTATTCCGTTTTACTTTACTTATATTTCCTTTCCATAGTTACCTGTGTTATCAAATCCGTGCGTAAGTTCGTGCCCAAGAATCGACCCGATCGCACCGAAGCTCAGCGACCTatatttaaaatgcaaaaagtaTCGTTTTACAATAGCTGTGTTTCTGTTAACGTTTAAAGAAGTCTTGTAGGTTGAAACTGAAACATCCAGAGTTTGGATATTGAGTGGCAGTTGAAGTTTGGATAATTATGACGGCCTAACTGGGCTTTTACCTTGGACTTCCTTTTACGTAGAAAAATGGCTGTTGAAGGATTGCTGCGGGTATAActacaaaacgaaaaagagTGTCACTCGAAGAAAGTTCCAAATAGAGAAAAGATAATGAGTCATCgcgagaaaaaaatgattgtgcTGTAGGAAAGGTGGTTATTAGACTTTTTTATTGGTATCCTAATGAATAACTACGTTGAATTGAAAATATACATTCAGTGTGTagaacaaaaaactggtttaatTCAGGCAGTGAACTCACTTATCTCGTTTTCGTTGAAACTATACATTGCGTTAATAGTTTGTGGGTCCATAGGCCACCTAAGGAAATAGAAGTACATCGGACATTAAACGTTCTTTCAATGCAAATCATGAATCGgggaaagcaaaaacaaaacgagaaaagcaaacaaacataCTCCTCTTTATCCACTGGTTTCCTAAGTTTACCCAGCATCCTCTCGTgtgccatttttaaaattgaaatccTATTATGAAACAGGCTGTTGTTCCTAATGTCAACCTGAATGAGGAAAGTAACGTTGAAATCACATGTGATGACCTCGTTGATTGGAGAAACCTTTACAAAAAACtcgtaataaaataaataaattcatttcctttgaaaaagtCAACATTGTTTGTTAACTAGAGGTGACTACAACTGAGAGAGatctctcagagcagagatgAGAACAAGCAAAATAAATCTATTGGCATCATTTGTGAATCGAAACGCAGCGGACCACAATTATGGAACCGGAGTTTGTCACCACTTCCTCTGACGGTCTCTGTGATGGCATTTattcagagctgaacaaacTGGGTCAGTTAGCCGCTGGCCGTCCCGTTGGCTCTCACGGATTGTTTGAGTTCACAATTTTTAGTTCAGCATTTATTTGCACTGTTAAGGAttaacgtttttttttcctaccgTACTCACATGGTCATATTTTTTAAATCGCTTCTTAAATTTCTTCTTGTCCACTAAATAATGAGGGAAACCAACCTCATCGCGCATGGCATCTGCCTACAAGagacgaagacgaagaaaaAGGTGAATTGACACCCTTCAACCAAagatttaaggacggtgcctactattgttattgcgcatacgttctgcgcatcaccagatactcggatttcctatcgtcaatgcttactaatacagggatatttttgcgcggtttaaaaactatccggagaaagtagatcttagtaagtactcttggtatccaaaaagaaaattgggggtaaccatgcatttttgagaaataattaagcttcaatttgagaaagaacgccatacaatgttttgtattttaaagctttttaccgatattattcatgaattatctttaaaaaatgcgtggttacccccaattttctttttggatttcaataggacttgttaagatctatatttcctgcataatcacacaccggggaaaaaatatcttttattagtaggcaccgtccttaagcaatagaaaacgttttcctgtgtttgcatagcctgatataaacacgagaggggttgggagaattctcgacagttatgcaaacccgagacgaagtcaagggtttgcataactgtcgagaattctcccaacccctcgagtgtttatatcaggctatgcaaacacaggaaaaaagtttgctattgcttttataaaataacttcctctaaaaactacaacgcgggaaaagatgaaaaattcattttacttgtcaaaacgtatcttcctacaacattaatttgacaatgggatttctcaactcaccaatcaaaactctgatcaatcaaaatttaaactaactctgaccaatcaaaatttaaactctctttcgatgtggcgtgtgtacaactttacgtcacacaaccgtgtttacatactctcatgcaaacacgcctctcggccaatcagagcgcgcgtactatcttagttattttataaatctATGTATAAGATCTTATAATAGAGATAGGACCTGGCGCGCACTCTGAATTGACaaaaaacccatgttttatcagagtataaaacagaaaaagcgtgttttattgtttctcGCCACATTACCTCCAtgtcataaagcaaatgaagaagcctaagccgtgtattacactgtgataaaaaaCTCCAGATATTTGAGAACACTGAGAAAGGTAAAAAACAgacgcctgcggctcgtgttttctacatttgcTTCGTGTTCTCTAATGCctgtcgtgttttatcacagtgtaatacccGGCTTAGGCTTCGTTATTTGTTAATAATGCAtataatcataaaaaaaaatttcttcgcttacatgtgattggtttaaaaaagtcctattttccactaattcacttgccaagttgttatcggacagtttgttatcggacagttcaacaaaccaatcaaattcaaagttgtagtttaaatcaaccaataacatataaagttgtagtttaaatcaaccaatcacaaccttggtttcaatcactatagaaacagtgtacaaactcctaaattgatgcatcctttgtcagttttttaatgtaaaatttccctttgtcacataacttggctatttttcttttctcggaaattgtaatttttatgattaattggcaataggactgagtggagtccaattcggtctgtaatcatactcgtgataaacaaatcggactcccccTGCGCGGTTGTCCGATTTTggtatcactcgtatgattacagaccgaattggactccactcggtcctattaccattacaaattggtgcatttgaactgcagattaaAACCAACTTTTCAGtgaatgatcatcgcagttattaGTGCTGGTAGTAACGAGAAACGCCtgactgaaaaattcaggcctgaccGGGACTTGAACTCTGACCTATGCACCGGCAATCACTGAGAAAGTCGcctcaaatgaaataaaatcaaaggAGATGAAAAGTAAACTACAAATCACTAACTTCCAAAATAATGCACAAAGCGTGTTGCAAACATCGTCGTAGCTTTCGTTAATTGTGGcaattccagaaaaaaaaagttggtcATATAATTTccgacgaaaaaaaaaacagaaaaggcGGAAATATAACCATtcagttgaaatatttttgggTTACCAAATATAGTACGACTTTCCAAATAAGGAAGTGCATTTAAAAAACGAGGGTTTCCTGTGCACTTTCCAAAATAAAGATGGCCGCGGTCGAGTCCTGCAGTGTTATCGAAGGATAAACTACAAAAGGACAGAAATTCAGGGAAAATGTGTACTTAAATGCTCACAATGGATCGTATTTTACGAGGTAAGTGGAAATTACTTGCCAAAAGACCAGTTAAGGTTAATTTAAGGTATCAATGCTTGAAGACAAaggcaaaaaagttatttatcAATTCAAATTTTTCGGAAAATTGTCTTGTTGTTGCCTAAATGGCTATttgattgaaataattaaCATTAGTACGTCctccttattcataaatgtctggacatttttggttttacaCTCGGCAAAAAGGGCGGCTGCTAAAGAGCCTCGTATCTTGTCTACTCTGCCTGACCGAACAGGATTTACCAAAAGACTTTTACTAGCGCATGCCTTCATCATTACCTTGTCCATGACTGCCGTTTTAGTGACGTTGTCCATCCATGGAATTGCATTGACGTTGTCCTTGAAAGCGCTGCGAACCTCCACTATCATTTCTTCTGCCtgacaatgaaaaagagaCGTGCATAACGAAGggtaattttgaaaatagtttgaactcGCGATTGACACGGCTTGATGGATCTGGTCATCCGGGTGTTTGGCGTGATCTCTAGAGTCACGTGACTCAGACTCGGACCAAAGTCTCTGACAGGTGCGTGACTCGGAGGACAAGTTACGCGAGTCTAGTGCCGCCTACTCAGGACTACTTTTCGATGCTCCTCTTGCGTTGGGTGTCATACGGTTTTCGCGCGTGTACTTATCTTTTGCCGAAACTAGAAGCAccatccaacctttgaacaactggggctgATTCTCACGATTATCCTCTCTCCCAATTTCAAGGTCGAGAGAGGGAAACAGTGAAACTATTAGTATATAGTATCCTCGCCCTTCTTAGCGGGTTTTGACGAGAGAGCGGACGACAATTCAGACTAATCCAAGACGCACCAGGTTTTTgccttcgctctgacgaaaaGCTTACGCTCGAAAATGTCAGATTTAAAATctcaaacttcaaaattgtGTACATTGTCATTCTTAGTTGTGCAGAAAAAACACTCTCTTGTGAAGCGAGACGTGCCTACTAGATTTGCTACTGATTTCTATGATGTATGTATAACTTGTTGCTGAGCCAAATAAGAACAACTCAGAAATGACTCTCTGACTTCTAATTCGTGTCTCACTTAGGTTATGTTTAATTGGCATCTTTTTTCGAAAGATCTCACCatctttttactttctttgctGAAATGATGCT is a window of Acropora palmata chromosome 4, jaAcrPala1.3, whole genome shotgun sequence DNA encoding:
- the LOC141879714 gene encoding patched domain-containing protein 3-like — its product is MFDMAEDSTESSPDEVLILEANASNGEAIGSKGPNDLQDQRLCYKHRLNPCHLWSVFCCQFLRLLKIAFGKLGESIATRPLIFLVGCILFVSLCSTGLLRLEIESRTEKLFIPQESRAIEDLNMAERFFPLKVRKEGIILVGIQEHSNVLQPDCLQEAFSIHNQIMQLNMYSDYCLTLSGDKADSLDECVTLDPFEIFLDKKFNNKTLFEIQKVVTMALGKGSMKMRNGQLFAFNFKQIFGAVKRNEEDGFITGARALRLHYLFRDPTEDYENKKILKWEKNFLQKASSLSPSCFEVYYEAERSTDDAIKENSNAEKTLVSITFIVMISFACLMLSKFLNPLTGHSLLAGAGVLAVSLGILAGMAIASLCGVTFVNMVGVVPYLVISVGIDDMFILAHELDRIPRRVGVVQTIKEVMSRTGATITMTTMTDLVAFAVSTSTSFPAIRYFCAYVALAITFSYMMIITFFVAAMTFDVRRINGGRRDCLPICLAPQPKNGEAFWDEPSPQLSNRLMKGWANFLIFPVTKGFVLLMSVTLFGLGIYGTTKVTERFDRRMLAKDDSALLKFLTIREKYYEMDIPVSIVLSGDVKYEDRIIQEEIRQLSTIVEENKHYRKNSSSWMEALTKFAQLQNMSITGPNFMPTLKVFLNIPQFSGFKQDVKLSANESHVIASRIMAFMKNNPTSTFQKNAMLTIREDLAKKSPLDVTPITRVFIFFEQYAIIGKETLWNLVIAALAVLIVTSIFLVDCLVTLLVVGNFAALVVELFGLMYFWDVSLNGVSMITLVMAIGFAVDYSAHIAHAFVMSKEETANKRVVDAVSTLGASVFIGGFSSFLGMFVLLFASSKIYRIFFRMFVGIVGFGLLHGLCSLPVQLSFLTWKPALPSFGLKLENVAKQVGGVMDS